TCGAACTCGACAACGGTCATACGATCCTCGCCCACATTGCCGGCCGCTTACGCCGTCATCGCATCAGAATTCTACCGGGCGACCGAGTCGACGTCGAAATCTCGGCCTACGATCTCACCAAGGGACGAATCGTCTACCGCCATCGCGGTAACGAAGACCGGCCGCCGCCGCCGACTTAGGCGCCGGGCTTTCGCCCTTTCGCGTACTCTTCGGCCGTCTGCGTCGTCGTGGTGGTGGTGACGGTCGTCTGCTGACCGCCTTCGCCGGTCGCCGTGGTCTGGATCGTCGTTGCGGTCGACTCTTTGATTTTCCACAGCCACAGTACCAGAATGCCGGCGATGACGAATCCGAAGCCTGCCGGCAACTCGTAGGCTTCGAAGCCTTGGTAGCTCAGCCGCGGTATGGCAAGGCCCGATTGGGCTAGGAGGAGCCAAAGCCCGACGGCAAAGAGGCCGACGCCCAAAATCACTTTCACCGCGAAGCGCATCGAACTACCTTCGCGACGGAAGGTGCGAAGGCTTGGAGGATTCGAGAGAGCGGCCACCCGATTAACCCCCATTGGACCCCTCATGGGGCTCACGGTACTGCCTTTCCGCGAGCCTCTGTCCTTATTCAGCAGCAACGGTAGCTTCGTTGAGAGGGGGACCGTGCGTTTTTCGGTCCCCTGTGTCCGCTCTCTCTGCTAGGATCCCCTAGCTATTAAATAATAGAACACTGCGGGCTCTATGCGAATCCCCCTTATTTGCTATATGCGGGCCATTTCAACATGAATTCATGGTACGAAAGAACCAGCGTCATAGATTTCGTTTGATTTTGGCCGTGCAATCCGTAATATCTTCGGAGAGCTTGGGAACCCCGAACTTTCAAGTTGACGTAGATCATCTGAAGACGCCAACCGCGAGGTGATGCCGTGCTGGGGCTAAAACGGGTCTTCGCGACCATCGACGTTTACGGAGAAAGGGATGACCATTTCGAATTTCTTGCGTTACGCGTTTACGTGCTGGACGGCCGCCATCGTGCTCGCCTCTTGCGGCGGCAACGCACCGTCGTCGTCGCTTCCTGCCGCTCGGCTGCCGTTCGGCGCTCAGAGGCATACGGCGAGTTCCCCGATTAAGCACATCGTCCTCATGATCCAGGAGAATCGAAGCTTCAACGATCTTTTTGCGACATTTCCTGGAGCCGACGGAACGACGACCGGCCAAGCCGTGCCCAATTCGAACTGCAGCCCGCCGATCTCAGGTGGCGCGCTGGCCCTTAAAGAGATGCCGCTGGTCCTCACCAAGGACCTGAACCACTCGTGGAAGAGCGGGTACTCGATTGCGTACGATGGCGGCAAGCTGGACGCTTTCGATTTGATCCGGTTCGGCGGGGTCGGATTGTTCGAATGCACGTACCCTTATCAGTATACCGACCCTACGCAGGTCAAACCGTATTGGACGCTGGCTTCGCAGTACGCCCTGGCGGAGCACATGTTCACGACCCAGGCGAGCGACAGTTTTACGGCACACCAAGATCTGATCAGAGGCGGCACGGTCGTCGAACGTAACAAAGCATTGGTAGACGATCCCACCTGCGGCACGTGTTGGTGGGGCTGCGACGCCACCCCGGGAACGGCGACGCATCTCATCACTCCGGGTAATGAGTTTGTGAAAGTAGGCCCCTTCCCGTGCTCCAACAAGTTCAAAAATAAGTATCTCACGCTTCGCGATCGGCTCGATGCGAAAAGCATAACGTGGATGTATTACGCGCCGCCATCGAGCCAGATTGACGGTAAGTTGTGGAGCGCGTTTGACGTCGTCTATCCCGTGCGATATGGACCCGAATGGACGAGTAATATCTCGACCCCCGAGACGAAAATTTTGAGCGACGTCCAGTCCGGCAAGCTGGCGGCGGTGTCGTGGGTCATACCTGAGGGGGGCAACTCCGATCATCCGTTCACCAAAATGGGCGGCAAATACACGGACAACGGCCCCGAGTGGATCGCCACCGTCGTCAATGCGATCGGCCAGAGTTCGTACTGGGACTCAACGGCGATTATTGTCGTCTGGGACGACTGGGGCGGCTTTTACGACAATAGAGCCGGGAAGCTGGGCAAGTACGCCGGCCCCGGAGAACGTGTGCCGATGCTCGTTATATCTCCTTACGCAAAAGCGGGCTACATTTCCAAGACCAACTACGAGTTTGGCAGCATTCTGAAGTACATCGAGCAAAACTGGAGTCTCGGCACGCTGAATACGACGGATAAGTCGTCGAAGAGCATCGTCGACTGTTTCAACTACAAGCAGTCGCCGATTCCGTTCCAGCCGATCGTCTCAAGCTTAGGCAAATCGTACTTCATGCATGAGAAGCATTCGTATCTCGCGCCCGACACCGACTGGTAGCCAAAGACCCGCGCGCGTAAAAGACCCGCCCCCGAAGTGGGGGCAGGTCTTTTTGCTGCGGGAACCGTTTAGGAGGGGAGAAGGAGCGCCGTTAACGCGTCAGCTCCTGAACCGTATTGCTGTTTGAATCGGTGAAAAAGAGTACGGTGTTCGCATCGGTCGTTCCGCGTGCGACGAGCCCGTATACGCCTTGTGTCGAACTCGTATCGACGACCTTGGTATCGAGCACTTTACCGGTTGGCGTCAGCTCGACCAGAGTGTTCGCCGTCCCCTGCGTATTGGCGACGACGAGATTTCCATTGGGAAGCACGGCTGAGGCCATCGGTGCGTTCAGCGGCGACCCGCTCATCACAAGCTTACCGCAGGACGTCTTGGGGTAGCGGCACTTGAATGTCTTTCCGCCAGGCTGGACAATGATTTCGTCTTTGTCCAGAAGGTCGCTCGCATTAAAGAACGAGACGATCGTGTTGCTCGCGCCGTCGACGATATACAGCGTATCGTTGACCTGGTCGTATTGGAAACCTGACGGTGCGAGGCCGCCCTGCGAATTTTTGCTCGTGGCAAAACCCTTTGCCACTTCGGTCGCCGTTCCGTTCCCATAGAAGCCCACGCTGATGCTGACGACGGTTCCTTTAGTCGTTCCGACGTAGACGTAGAGTGGGGAAAAGTTCTGCGACGGGTTGGTAACGATGTCGGAGAACGGCGTGACGAACGTTTTGCCGCCGTAGGTTTTCTCGACCGCGCCCTTCTTGCCGATCTCGACGAGATTACCGCTGGCCTCACCCGCGCCGTAAACGGTTCCGTCGTGCGGGTGGACCGCCGTCCCTACGCATCCCTTAATCAGAGCGTTATCGAAGAAGCGTTGGGGAGTCGAGCCTGCGCTCGGATTGAGGACGTCGATGCTCGTTCCAGCACCCGGATTGCCCGACGAATCGGAGTAGTTGCAAAAGACAAGCTGCCCCTTGGTCAAGGTGCCGTGCGGGCTACCGTGGGCAATCGTCAGACCACGCGGATTCTGATCGCCGTTCTTCGGGTCGATGGTCGAACCGATGACTACGGTCTTCGTGAGAACTTTGAGAATCGATTTGCTATCAACCTGACGTTGCGCTCCAGCAGCGCCAAGCGGCGCCGAAACCGCAGGACTCATTGCGTCGCCGCCCGAGGCCGTGGGTGCTCCGCACGCCGATACTGCCAGTAATGTTACTGCTGCTGGTATGAATGAGCGCCAAGCGCGAAGCTCCATGACAAAACCTCCATAAGTAACGATTGGAAAGGGCACCGATCGTTTTGACCGACGGTGATCTTTCCGATTCTCTGCGGAAGGGTGCTGAATCCTTGCCTGTCGTGCGTGAACTCGGTAAGCTGCGCGGGGCAGGGGCCCGCACCGAATCGGCGAAGCTGAGACCCGCTTTAAATCGGAAGGTCCAGCTACTTACGTCAAGGACGATCGGAGTATAACCTCATGCGAAGAGTGGGTCTAGCTTTGTGCATCATCATTCTGTCTGGCTGCTCTAGCATGCCGGCAACTTCGTCAATGCCCACGTTGGGCCAAACGGCGAAGAAGAGTTCGAGCAGTGGAAGCTTCAAGGTGCTTCACGCGTTCAAGTCGTCGCGCGACGGGAAAGTGCCCGTGGGTACCTTGCTCGCCGATAACAACCTCCTTTACGGCACGACGAACTTTGGCGGCAGTCCGGACAAAAGCTGCTATCCAGGCATCGGATGCGGAACGGTTTTTTCATTTGACGGAAGCACGGAAACCGTCGTCTACCGGTTTGCGGGCCTCACCTCGGGTACTCGGCCGTACGCCGGCGTCATCGACGTCAAGGGTACGCTCTACGGAACGACGCAAACGGGCGGCAAAAAGAATGAAGGCACCGTCTATTCGCTCACGCCCTCCGGCACCGAGCATTTGGTGGTAGGCTTCACTGGGAAAAACGGCAACGATCCCCGCGCCGGCTTAACGAACGTTAACGGAACGATCTACGGGACGACCTACTATGGGGGCGCAGCGGGCGTCGGTTCCGTTTTCAGCGTCAGCCCATCGGGCACCGAAAAGGTCATTCATAGTTTCCAAGCCGGAGATGACGGCTCTTGGCCGCTCGGTACGCTGCTCTACGCCGACAACGTTCTCTACGGCACGACCTCTTCAGGCGGAACGCAACGCGCCGGAACCGTCTTTAAGATCAATCCCAACGGCACGGGTTACTCCGTTCTCTACACTTTCAAAGCCGGTAAAACGGATGGCGCCTTTCCGTTCGCCGGCTTAACCGAGCTCAACGGAGTTCTGTATGGAACGACGCAGCAAGGCGGAGCGCATAATAAAGGAACGGCGTACGCGCTTACGACCTCGGGATCGGAGACGGTGCTGCACAGCTTTGGCGAAAAGGGCGACGGCATCGAGCCGTTCGACGGCCTGACCGTGCTCAACGGCGTGCTTTACGGCACGACGGCGTACGGCGGCACCGGCGGCAAGCAGGCCGGTCCCGACGTACAGCGCAAGCCCACGAGCGAAGGAACGATCTACTCGATCTCGCCGTCGGGTTCAGAGCAGGTGCTTCACAGTTTCACGGGCGGACCGGGCGGACGCGTTCCGTACGCCAACCTTACCGTGATGAACGGCGCGCTCTACGGCGTGACGATCTGGGGCGGCAATCTGAAAGGCCCCAAGGGTGGGGTCGGAACGATCTTCGAGTACACTCCGTAACTTCCAAGTCGAATATAAAGAGCGGGGCCGGCGATGCCGGTCCCGCTCTTTAGTTTTGGCGCCGTTCGGCGACCCGCTGCCCGCGCCCCGACGGGGCAGGCTCGCCGGCCTGAGGAAGAAGCCGAGATGACAAACGAAGAGCTCGAGAGGTACGCCAATCAGAATGTTCGGCTGGTCAGCGGCGGCCGCACGTTAACGGGCCAGCTCATCGCGGGTTTCGAAGCGCAGATTCGAGTGCACGCACCGTTTGCGATCCAGTGGCACGACGTCAACCCGTCTCTCGGCACCACCGAAGAGCGCCTGGCGGCGATACCAAACGCCGAGGAGATCGAATCGGTCGAGATCG
This genomic stretch from Candidatus Cybelea sp. harbors:
- a CDS encoding alkaline phosphatase family protein, giving the protein MTISNFLRYAFTCWTAAIVLASCGGNAPSSSLPAARLPFGAQRHTASSPIKHIVLMIQENRSFNDLFATFPGADGTTTGQAVPNSNCSPPISGGALALKEMPLVLTKDLNHSWKSGYSIAYDGGKLDAFDLIRFGGVGLFECTYPYQYTDPTQVKPYWTLASQYALAEHMFTTQASDSFTAHQDLIRGGTVVERNKALVDDPTCGTCWWGCDATPGTATHLITPGNEFVKVGPFPCSNKFKNKYLTLRDRLDAKSITWMYYAPPSSQIDGKLWSAFDVVYPVRYGPEWTSNISTPETKILSDVQSGKLAAVSWVIPEGGNSDHPFTKMGGKYTDNGPEWIATVVNAIGQSSYWDSTAIIVVWDDWGGFYDNRAGKLGKYAGPGERVPMLVISPYAKAGYISKTNYEFGSILKYIEQNWSLGTLNTTDKSSKSIVDCFNYKQSPIPFQPIVSSLGKSYFMHEKHSYLAPDTDW
- a CDS encoding choice-of-anchor tandem repeat GloVer-containing protein — encoded protein: MPTLGQTAKKSSSSGSFKVLHAFKSSRDGKVPVGTLLADNNLLYGTTNFGGSPDKSCYPGIGCGTVFSFDGSTETVVYRFAGLTSGTRPYAGVIDVKGTLYGTTQTGGKKNEGTVYSLTPSGTEHLVVGFTGKNGNDPRAGLTNVNGTIYGTTYYGGAAGVGSVFSVSPSGTEKVIHSFQAGDDGSWPLGTLLYADNVLYGTTSSGGTQRAGTVFKINPNGTGYSVLYTFKAGKTDGAFPFAGLTELNGVLYGTTQQGGAHNKGTAYALTTSGSETVLHSFGEKGDGIEPFDGLTVLNGVLYGTTAYGGTGGKQAGPDVQRKPTSEGTIYSISPSGSEQVLHSFTGGPGGRVPYANLTVMNGALYGVTIWGGNLKGPKGGVGTIFEYTP